In Chlamydiales bacterium, the DNA window CATCGCCCTAGGAACGATATGATTTGCAGGGTGAAACCCTGCGTTATAATAGCCTAGGGCATCGCCCTAGGAACGATATGATTTGCAGGGTGAAACCCTGCGTTATAATAGCCTAGGGCATCGCCCTAGGTGGCATTCTCCCTAGGGGGCGAATACTTTAAGCCGTGAAGTCAAAAAGGAGTTCATCATCCAGGTCAAGCTCGCTAAGTTTGCGAACTTCGCGGTAGCGCTCAAAGCCTGTACCACTTGGAATGATTTGTCCCATAATAATGCTCTCCTTATGACCTCTTCGAAGGTCTTTCTTACCACCACAAGCAGCGTCTGTAAGGACGCGTGTTGTATCTTGGAAGGAAGCTGCTGACATGAATGACTCTGTTGCCAAAGAAGCTTTCGTAATACCAAGAAGCACAGGAGCTGCTTGCGCAGGCTTACCGCCCTCCTCAATGACCTTACGATTTTCTTCGTAAAATTCTTTCTTAGTCACCTCTTCACCAAAGAGCAGAGTTGTATCACCTGGGTCAAGAACACGCACTTTTTGCAGCATCTGACGCACAATAATTTCAATGTGCTTATCATTGATGTCCACACCTTGAAGACGATACACTTCTTGCACTTGGTTTACTAAGTACTTTTGAAGTTCTCTTACACCGCAAATATCAAGTATTTCATGTGGCACAACAAGGCCATCTGTAAGCTGTTGTCCTTTTATTACGTGATCGCCCCTTTGAACAATCAAGTGCTTAGTAATATGATGTTCCTCTTCCATACCAGACACTTCGTCGACGACAACTACAATACGTTTGTTTTTCTGAACACCTCTGAAATCAATAACACCATCAATTTTAGCAATCTCTGCTGCATCTTTTGGCTTACGTGCTTCAAAAAGCTCAGCAACACGAGGAAGGCCTCCAGTGATGTCTTTTGTTTTGATTGCACCACGTGGCAGTCTTGCAAGTAAGCGCCCTGCTGACACATGTTGTCCCTCAGATACAGAAATGATCGCACTTGATGGGATCGCATAAGTTCCAACAAGTTCAGTGCAGTCTTTATCAGCGTAAATTACAATCTGAGGATGAAGTTCCCCTCTATGTTGCTTTACAACTAACTCAACTTGTCCTGTTTGCTTGTTAACATCTCTTTCTGTTGAGATACCCTCTACTAAGTCTTCATATTTAACATAACCTGGTCTATCGCAAATGATCGGAATATTATGTTGCTCACACTCAGCAACTTTTGTTCCCACTTTAACATGAGAGCCATCTGGCAATAAAATCTTAGTGCCCAGTTCTGCAGAAAACGTCTGTAAAGGCTCTATGGACTTAGTTCTTAGAAGCTTCTTATACTCTTCTAACGTTCTCTGTTCATCTTTTACAATATGTAAAAGACCATTTTTATTGAGAACTAACCAGTGCCCCTCTTCATTTTCAACGGTGCGCAAATCTGTATAGATTAAGACACCCGCTTCTTCTGTGATAAGCTCTGGAGATAGTCCTGCAGATGCAATACCACCCAAGTGGAATGTACGCATTGTAAGCTGAGTTCCTGGCTCACCAATTGACTGTGCACCAATAATACCAACAGCCTCTCCAAGCCCTACATTTCTTCCATTTGCAAGATTCAAGCCGTAACATTTAGCACAGACACCTCTCTTACTTTCACAAGTAAGAACTGAGCGAATTTTGACAAGCTCAATACCAGAGTCATCAACAGCCTCTGCTTGAATCACCGTCAATGTATCCCCACTCTTTGCAAGCAATTTTGTCTTATCACCTGGCAAATAAATGTCGTCACAAAGTGTTCTTCCAAAAATTCTATCTTTGAGAGGAAGAAGCTCTTCTTGACCTTGCTTAATCGCAGAGACTTCAATACCATTGAGAGTACCGCAGTCCTCTTCCATGATAATCACATCTTGAGCTACATCCACAAGTCTTCTTGTAAGGTAACCAGAGTCAGCTGTTTTAAGAGCTGTATCGGCAAGACCCTTACGAGCACCGTGAGAAGAAATAAAGTATTCAAGTACTGTCAATCCCTCTCTAAAATTAGAGGTAATAGGTGACTCAATAATTTCTCCCGATGGATTTGCCATCAAACCACGAAGCGCACCAAGCTGCTTAATCTGAGATTTGTTACCCCTTGCACCAGAGTCCATCATTAAGAACAATGGATTAAGCTTGCAATCCTCAACACCTGATATTAATTTAAACAATTCTTCTGATAATACATCAGAAACTTCTGTCCAAATGCTAATCGTCTTAGAGTGACGCTCACCATCTGTAATAATACCATCTTCATATTGCTTTTTAACAATAGCAACTTTCTTATGAGCCGCTTCTAAAACTGCTACCTTAGTAGGCGGTATGCGCACATCGCAAATACCCATAGAAAGAGCTGCTTTTGTAGCTTCTGCAAAACCTAAATTCTTTAAGTTATCCAAGAAACGCACTGTTGCCTCAAGACCTACTTTTTTGTAGCATTCGAGTACAAGTTGACTCATGCGTTTTTTAGGAAGGCTGTAATTTTGAAAACCAAGTTCTTTTGGAACAATTGTGTTAAACACAACTCTTCCTGGAGTAGTTTCAATGATACCATTTTCCAAGCGCAACTTTATCTTTTCATGGATATGTAAACCCCTTCCAAGGTCTTCTACTCTAGAATATAGGCCCTTTTTCAAAGGCGCCGTTTCTAAAAAGCCTCCTGCTGCAGACAGCGCTAATAAAACCTCTTCTGTATCTCTAAAAACCTTAGTTTTTAGACCATGCTCTTCTGGTAGGTAGAGAGGGTCAAGCATAAGATAATAAAGACCAAGTGTCATATCTTGTGAGGGAACCGCAACAGGTTTACCAGATGATGGTAAGAAAATGTTGTCAGGCGCCATCATCAATAATTTTGCTTCCAACTGGGCTTCTACAGAGAGTGGCACGTGAACTGCCATTTGGTCTCCGTCAAAGTCCGCATTAAAAGCCGTACATACGAGAGGATGGATACGAAGTGCTTTACCTTCAATAAGTACAGGCTCAAACGCTTGAATACCCAGTCTATGAAGCGTAGGTGCCCTGTTTAACAGCACTGGGTGACCCTTAATAACGTCTTCAAGAACATCCCAAACCTCTGGAGCCTTTCTTTGAATCATCTTCTTTGCAGAGCGAATTGTATAGACATAATTTAAGTCTTTTAAACGCTTTACAATAAAGGGCTCAAATAGCTCTAAAGCCATCTCTTTTGGTAGACCAAACTGATTGAACTTAAGCTCAGGACCTACGATAATCACAGAACGGCCAGAATAGTCAACGCGCTTTCCAAGCAAGTTCTGGCGGAAACGCCCTTGCTTACCTTTTAGCATCTCTGACAATGATTTTAGAGGACGATTGCCAGCACCCATCACAGGATGGCCATGTCTTCCATTGTCAAACAAGGCATCCACAGCCTCTTGTAACATTCTCTTTTCATTGCGAACAATCACATCAGGCGTCTTAAGCTTCAAAATAGCCTTAAGACGATTATTGCGGTTGATGACGCGTCTGTATAGGTCGTTCAAGTCAGATGTTGCAAACCTTCCGCCATCTAGGGGAACAAGTGGTCTTAAATCAGGTGGAATCACAGGAACTTGGTCCATGACCATCCACTCGGGCTTATTTGGAGAAGAAACAAGGCTCTCAACGATTTTTAAACGCTTTGCAAGCTTCATCCTTGCTTGCATCGATTTTGTTTTGCGCAACTTATCTTTCAGCTCAAAAAGAAGAGCTTGAAGATCTTCTCTTTGCAAAAGATCATGAATTGCCTCACCACCCATCTTTGCAACGAAAGCATCACGTCCCCATTTTTCTTGGGCTTCTCGATACTGAACATCGTTAAGCAACTGCTTTTTCTCAAGTTCTGTATGCTTAGGATCAACAACAATATACTCTTCGTAGTAAATCACTCTCTCAAGATCTGCAGAAGACATGCCCAGAATATTTCCAATCCTCGATGGCATCGTCTTAAAGAACCAGATATGCACGACAGGCACTGCAAGCTCAATGTGGGCCATGCGCTCTCTTCTTACTTTAGAAAGAGTAACTTCAACACCGCATCTATCACAGACTATGCCCTTGTGCTTGATCTTCTTGTACTTACCGCAAGCGCATTCCCAATCCTTAGTCGGACCAAAGATTTTTTCACAAAAAAGGCCGCCCTTTTCTGGCTTGAATGTACGATAGTTGATCGTTTCTGGTTTCTTAATTTCACCCCTTGACCACTGATCACGAATTACAGAATCAGAAGCAATGGATATCGTTAACATATCAAATTGAGCTTCCTGCAATTCATCATCAGGACCCATATGATGGTTGTGATGTGAACCTCTTCGCTTTTCAAATCTGTCCTCAGCACCAGCATCTAACGATGCTTTTTTGCTACCAGACTTTTTATGTTGGACATCATGGTGATCGTCGAACGTCCCTACCATTTTCTTCTCCTAATTACAATGAAACAGTCTTTTCCTCTTGAACGCTCTTCAAACGAACATCCAAGCCAAGCCCCTGCATTTCTTTTACAAGTACATTAAACGAGGCAGGAATACCGGCCTTCAAAGAGTTTTCTCCTTTAACAATCGACTCATAGATCCAAGTACGACCAGCAACATCATCTGACTTAACAGTCAACATCTCCTGTAACAGGTGTGCAGCTCCATAAGCTTCAAGTGCCCACACCTCCATCTCTCCAAAACGCTGACCACCCATCTGAGCTTTACCGCCAAGGGGTTGTTGCGTAACAAGAGAATAAGGACCGATAGAACGTGCGTGAATCTTATCGGCAACCAAGTGACTAAGTTTGAGCATATAGATATAGCCAACTACAACCTTGTTATCGAAACGCTCACCATTTCGTCCATCGTAAAGATAGCTCTTGCCATCTACTGGCAAACCTTGTTCTGCCATCATCTCCCAAATTTTATCTTCTGGGAAGCCCTCAAAAACTGGACTCTTAACATAGATACCAGCCTTTTTAGCTGCATAACCAAGGTGCGTTTCAAGCAGTTGTCCCATGTTCATACGAGAAGGCACACCCAAAGGATTCAATATAATCTCAACAGATTGACCAGTACCCAAGAATGGCATGTCAGCTTCAGGAACAATCTTGGAAACAACCCCTTTGTTACCGTGACGTCCAGCCATCTTATCACCCACTTGTAGCTTACGCTTAGAAGCAATATACACTTTTACCTGTCTAATAATTCCAGGATCTAAGTCTGTATCACCTTTACGCATAAACTCAACTTCAGTTTTCTGCTGCTGTTCAAGGGTTTGTACTGCAACTTCGTAGTCCAGAAGAATTTTACGAAGTGCCATATACACTTCATTTTCTGGCATAATTAAATCTTCTGCATTTTGCAATTCGATCGTTTCTATATACTCTTGTGTAATGAGTACAGCCTCAGGAACTAGCACTTCGGCAGTTTTCCTCTGAACGATTGCTCCAGGTGCAGCCTCATCTAACAAAAGAGCTCCCAAGCGTTCATGTCTTTCAATTTGCA includes these proteins:
- the rpoC gene encoding DNA-directed RNA polymerase subunit beta', whose protein sequence is MGPDDELQEAQFDMLTISIASDSVIRDQWSRGEIKKPETINYRTFKPEKGGLFCEKIFGPTKDWECACGKYKKIKHKGIVCDRCGVEVTLSKVRRERMAHIELAVPVVHIWFFKTMPSRIGNILGMSSADLERVIYYEEYIVVDPKHTELEKKQLLNDVQYREAQEKWGRDAFVAKMGGEAIHDLLQREDLQALLFELKDKLRKTKSMQARMKLAKRLKIVESLVSSPNKPEWMVMDQVPVIPPDLRPLVPLDGGRFATSDLNDLYRRVINRNNRLKAILKLKTPDVIVRNEKRMLQEAVDALFDNGRHGHPVMGAGNRPLKSLSEMLKGKQGRFRQNLLGKRVDYSGRSVIIVGPELKFNQFGLPKEMALELFEPFIVKRLKDLNYVYTIRSAKKMIQRKAPEVWDVLEDVIKGHPVLLNRAPTLHRLGIQAFEPVLIEGKALRIHPLVCTAFNADFDGDQMAVHVPLSVEAQLEAKLLMMAPDNIFLPSSGKPVAVPSQDMTLGLYYLMLDPLYLPEEHGLKTKVFRDTEEVLLALSAAGGFLETAPLKKGLYSRVEDLGRGLHIHEKIKLRLENGIIETTPGRVVFNTIVPKELGFQNYSLPKKRMSQLVLECYKKVGLEATVRFLDNLKNLGFAEATKAALSMGICDVRIPPTKVAVLEAAHKKVAIVKKQYEDGIITDGERHSKTISIWTEVSDVLSEELFKLISGVEDCKLNPLFLMMDSGARGNKSQIKQLGALRGLMANPSGEIIESPITSNFREGLTVLEYFISSHGARKGLADTALKTADSGYLTRRLVDVAQDVIIMEEDCGTLNGIEVSAIKQGQEELLPLKDRIFGRTLCDDIYLPGDKTKLLAKSGDTLTVIQAEAVDDSGIELVKIRSVLTCESKRGVCAKCYGLNLANGRNVGLGEAVGIIGAQSIGEPGTQLTMRTFHLGGIASAGLSPELITEEAGVLIYTDLRTVENEEGHWLVLNKNGLLHIVKDEQRTLEEYKKLLRTKSIEPLQTFSAELGTKILLPDGSHVKVGTKVAECEQHNIPIICDRPGYVKYEDLVEGISTERDVNKQTGQVELVVKQHRGELHPQIVIYADKDCTELVGTYAIPSSAIISVSEGQHVSAGRLLARLPRGAIKTKDITGGLPRVAELFEARKPKDAAEIAKIDGVIDFRGVQKNKRIVVVVDEVSGMEEEHHITKHLIVQRGDHVIKGQQLTDGLVVPHEILDICGVRELQKYLVNQVQEVYRLQGVDINDKHIEIIVRQMLQKVRVLDPGDTTLLFGEEVTKKEFYEENRKVIEEGGKPAQAAPVLLGITKASLATESFMSAASFQDTTRVLTDAACGGKKDLRRGHKESIIMGQIIPSGTGFERYREVRKLSELDLDDELLFDFTA